Below is a genomic region from Rhododendron vialii isolate Sample 1 chromosome 5a, ASM3025357v1.
caaaatgatcataactgatCAAGATCCGGCAATGACAAGAGCAATTACTTCTGCTCTTCCAAATACGTTTCATCGATATTGTATTTGGCACATTGTGAgcaaattttctgaaaaattgggTGCACTGTCATATAAGGAACATTATGATGAGTTGAAGAATTGTATATGAAATTCTGAAACAACTGGAGAGTTCGATGCAAGATGGGCAACTATTGTAGGAAACTCTAAGTTGTCTAATAATAAATGGTTGCAGGACATGTATGAAATTCGTGATAGATGGGTTCCCGCATATACGAACCACATGTTTTCTGtccacatgactagtagtcaacGGGCTGAAATTTCTCATTCGTTTTTCAAGAGATAtgtgtccaaaaaaaattcaatgatgGATTTTGTGACGCGATTCAATAGGGCACTTGCCAAAATCCGACATaatgaattgaatttggacCATAAAGATGTAAATGAGAAGCCTCTCTTGAAAACCTCGTGggcaatggaaaagaaaatgagtgaaATATATACACGGAGCATATTTGAGAGGTTTCAAGAGGAGATCTTTCAAATTAATGCGTATATGGTTACGTTCATACGCGAGAATGAACATTGGTGTTTGTGGAATGTTCAGAGAGAAGAAACAGAAGGTGCGAGAACCTGTGAGATTTCGGTGGATAAGTCATCCAACCTTGTGAGTTATAGCTGTAAGTTGTTTGAATTTGATGGAATTCCATGTCGGCACCTGTTGGCGTACCTTTTTAGAATGCAAATTAGGGAACTCCCTAGTGAATACATCTTGCATAGGTGGACGAAAACAGCAAAAGCGGGCAGGGTGATGGATGACTTAGGTAGTGGTGTGAAAGAAATATGTAACAGTTCATTTCTTGTGAGGCGACAAGGTCTCTTCCAACTTGCTTGTACAGTTATCGATGATGCTGTATTagatgaagaagaaagtgaaGTTGTGCGAGATGCTTTGAAATCTAGTCAAATGAAGATTGCATTGATGAGGAGTTCTCGCCAAGATGGTTCAACGAATTGTATCCAAGTGCCGCCTTCTCTCGGAAGCCAACATAGTTTGAAAGAACCACTTTAAGTTAGGGCAAAGGGTTGTGGTAAGCGTTTGAAAGGAGGAAAAGAGAAGGCCGTCAACAAGATGAGAAAATGTAATGGTTGTGGGTTAACGGAATAATCGCATGACAAAAGGAATTGTTCAAAACTTATGAACATGTAAGTGAATGTTAATTTGTACTATGAATTTCATTGTTTATACATGGAATACATCTTAATTGTTGTCTTATTTTATTAGGTCTTCACAAGATGTTAGGTTGAGTGATGACGAGGATGATGACAAGGATGACGTTGACGAtgagtgtaagtgtttgtgataCAACTACGTTTAATTGTTTACTTGTTCTTGTCTTTTGTTTCGTCCATTcatgttagtattttttttgggttgcagGATGGATTAGTGATTGAAGGAACAGATGACACCGTTGTCCGATTACGAGTAATGTGAGAGAATGTTTGATAAGAGTAATGCAGGACACTataattttgttgatttttgtaaATTCTCATGCTTGTCTGTGAAGTACATTTGGTTCGCGGGAATTGATTATCAAGGTCTTATGTTTCCCTGCCATTTTGAATGTAGTTATTTTGTTGTGACGAAAGAGGCTATAGACATGTAAAAGTGTTTTACCAATTTGTTTTAAAATGTGATTTGTCATTAGCAGTGGAAGGTTAGCTTAttattgatttttaaatttggtttcGGAAACATCTCAAAACAGATGGAAGACAGATGGAAACtttatttgtgtttgtgtgtatagaattttttttgaacagatttCGAGATTCTAGCTTATAgaagaagttattttttttagtctAAAGTGTGATTTTATTAGTAGGGTCATGAGTGCCAGCGTGCAATATCAGATTCATGAGTGCCAGCGTGCAATATCAGTCTACAGTGTGATTTTTTTAGTCTAAAGTGTGATTTTACTAGCTTATACAAGAAGTTAGGAATTTGTAAATTTGGTTTCGGAAACATCTCAAAACAGTTAGGcgtttgtaaaacattttt
It encodes:
- the LOC131327520 gene encoding protein FAR1-RELATED SEQUENCE 5-like produces the protein MRKEYVCFKKGERKNSKATIRRRGLTREKCGAKLAVVRKARDLYNDKRDRKNVVHGHDANILYEHFEMEQQKNLGFRFTFERDDKDRMTHCFWADATSRKSYQYFGDVVVFDTTYYTNKYFLIFAPILGVNHHRQTTLLGCAFLSDEKTDSFMWLFNEWLKAMPGGPPKMIITDQDPAMTRAITSALPNTFHRYCIWHIDMYEIRDRWVPAYTNHMFSVHMTSSQRAEISHSFFKRYVSKKNSMMDFVTRFNRALAKIRHNELNLDHKDVNEKPLLKTSWAMEKKMSEIYTRSIFERFQEEIFQINAYMVTFIRENEHWCLWNVQREETEGARTCEISVDKSSNLVSYSCKLFEFDGIPCRHLLAYLFRMQIRELPSEYILHRWTKTAKAGRVMDDLGSGVKEICNSSFLVRRQGLFQLACTVIDDAVLDEEESEVVRDALKSSQMKIALMRSSRQDGSTNCIQVPPSLGSQHSLKEPL